A part of Diachasmimorpha longicaudata isolate KC_UGA_2023 chromosome 11, iyDiaLong2, whole genome shotgun sequence genomic DNA contains:
- the LOC135167513 gene encoding barrier-to-autointegration factor, whose amino-acid sequence MSSTSQKHKNFVAEPMGDKPVTELAGVGQTMGKKLEAAGFDKAYVVLGQYLVLKKNRELFLEWMKDVCNGNTKYASDCYQCLSDWCDEFL is encoded by the exons ATGTCGAGCACATCACAGAAACACAAGAATTTCGTGGCTGAACCCATGGGGGACAAGCCGGTAACGGAATTAGCTGGAGTTGGCCAGACCATGGGAAAGAAGTTGGAGGCTGCAGGATTCGATAAG GCGTATGTGGTTCTCGGCCAGTACTTAGTCCTCAAGAAGAATCGAGAATTATTTCTAGAATGGATGAAAGACGTTTGTAATGGCAATACCAAGTACGCCAGCGACTGCTACCAATGTCTCAGCGATTGGTGTGACGAGTTTCTATAA
- the Meigo gene encoding solute carrier family 35 member B1 yields the protein MSRPSPIDCFSVVPLPANESQTTDIHAITPNPPGTRGDAPNLPTISTTGVDHADSSCPGADARGDAHNPSATSQVTDIDHSTSCPGAIARIKEFFVKMLHNNSAKLAICATGIFVCYFYYGVLQQKITQGIYGEGENKENFTYMFALVSLQCAINYGFAKLLLVTVMREGEDSTKTVYYATSALCYLLAMVCSNMALQFVSYPAQVVGKAGKPIPVMLLGVLLGHKSYPLRKYVFVSLIVSGVILFMYKDGKSSGKSERVGFGELLLFLSLAMDGLISAVQERMRAEHKTRSGHMMLNMNFWSTIFSGVVIIMSGELVQFVAFIERHPSSIIHILTLAMAGALGQFFIFLTVAEFGPLPCSIITTTRKFFTILGSVLLFGSTLLPRQWVGTFIVFSGLFLDAVYSKSKNVKKETDK from the exons atgagTCGCCCATCTCCAATTGATTGCTTCTCAGTGGTTCCACTACCTGCAAATGAATCACAAACCACTGACATCCACGCAATCACGCCGAACCCTCCCGGTACTCGTGGCGATGCCCCTAACCTTCCCACAATCTCCACAACTGGTGTTGACCACGCAGATTCCAGCTGTCCAGGTGCTGATGCTCGTGGCGATGCCCATAACCCTTCTGCAACATCACAAGTCACTGACATCGATCATTCAACCAGCTGTCCTGGTGCTATAGCCAGAATTAAggagttttttgtgaaaatgTTACACAACAACAGTGCTAAATTGGCCATTTGTGCAACAGGCATATTCGTCTGTTATTTCTACTATGGGGTACTCCAGCAGAAAATAACCCAGGGTATTTACGGTGAGGGCGAAAATAAGGAGAATTTCACGTATATGTTTGCCTTGGTGTCCTTGCAATGTGCCATAAACTATGGTTTCGCCAAACTACTGTTGGTGACTGTCATGAGAGAGGGCGAAGACAGTACTAAGACTGTTTACTATGCTACTTCAGCCCTGTGTTATTTATTGGCAATGGTGTGCAGTAATATGGCACTACAATTTGTGAGTTATCCAGCCCAGGTTGTTGGCAAGGCTGGAAAACCTATTCCTGTTATGCTCCTGGGAGTTCTTCTTGGTCATAAG TCTTACCCTCTTCGGAAGTACGTTTTCGTCTCCCTGATCGTCTCAGGTGTCATCCTCTTCATGTACAAGGATGGAAAGTCTTCAGGGAAATCAGAACGAGTTGGGTTTGGCGAGTTACTCCTGTTCCTTTCACTGGCGATGGACGGATTGATAAGTGCAGTGCAGGAGCGAATGCGAGCAGAACACAAAACAAGATCTGGACACATGATGCTCAACATGAACTTCTGGTCCACGATATTCAGTGGAGTTGTTATCATCATGTCCGGTGAACTCGTACAATTTGTTGCATTTATAGAGAGACATCCCAGCTCCATTATTCATATACTAACATTGGCTATGGCTGGTGCATTAggtcaatttttcatatttttgacAGTAGCCGAATTTGGGCCTCTGCCGTGTTCAATCATAACGACCACTaggaaatttttcactattttggGTTCTGTACTATTGTTTGGCAGTACACTTCTACCTAGACAATGGGTGGGTACGTTCATTGTATTCTCAGGATTGTTCCTAGATGCTGTTTACAGTAAAagtaaaaatgtgaaaaaggaGACAGATAAATAG
- the LOC135167502 gene encoding sodium/potassium/calcium exchanger 4-like isoform X1, protein MTIRSLQLGITVLVVLFVCIGASGNNEVSIQWKYQDRNYSDFLTLTNTSDSAHEANCSAHSMEEFPTDLFTAEQRRNGAVLFHAFFGFYCFLLTAYVCNDYLLPALDIICAELKISADVAGATFLATASCFPELFVNVVGTFVTESDLGVGTVVGGAVFNTFATPAFGALSAAQAIQLDSWILSRDCIIYVFSVSVLVIVMWDGKIKWYESLVLITLFTGYFALLFLNNKVMYCTKKIKELFRKKSELQSDNERRSEHEDMPTGSYKPFVHGDLVVEYRKSIQHVMRKDMEEGKNYGSCPEMFDEYVEPASPLNCPSGGVWTRMWFVFTWPLKLILFLTIPDTRWKNFKNWYPLTFVMCVAWIAVSSYLVSWMMTVVGDTLGISDSIMGITFLSAGGNMPELVSIVILSRQGNGDMAMSNTLGANTLDILMCLGLPWVIKSIMSGSDIVIESGAITFSVLSIIVCVIGFFSVTAYYKFQLNKRVGIACLIMYLLFLTFSILLESNVFWQVNLPMCEN, encoded by the exons ATGACTATTAGATCGCTTCAACTTGGTATCACAGTTCTTGTTGTTTTATTTGTGTGCATTGGAGCTAGTGGAAACAATGAAG TCTCGATACAATGGAAATATCAGGATAGAAATTACTCAGATTTCTTGACATTGACAAACACTTCAGATAGTGCGCACGAGGCAAATTGTTCAGCACACTCTATGGAAGAATTTCCTACCGACCTATTTACTGCTGAACAAAGGAGAAATGGGGCTGTACTGTTTCACGCATTTTTCGGATTTTACTGTTTTTTACTGACTGCATATGTCTGCAATGACTATCTTCTACCGGCGCTGGATATCATCTGTGCGGAGCTGAAGATCAGTGCTGATGTAGCTGGTGCTACCTTTCTGGCAACTGCCAGTTGTTTTCCGGAATTATTCGTCAATGTCGTGGGGACTTTTGTTACGGAATCGGATCTTGGAGTTGGGACCGTTGTCGGTGGGGCTGTATTCAATACCTTTGCAACACCGGCTTTCGGGGCCCTGTCCGCTGCTCAG GCCATTCAACTCGACTCGTGGATTCTCTCGCGAGATTgcattatttatgttttttcgGTGAGTGTTCTGGTGATTGTCATGTGGGATGGCAAAATCAAGTGGTACGAGTCACTGGTCCTCATCACTTTGTTCACCGGATATTTTGCACTCTTGTTTCTTAATAATAAAGTTATGTACTGTACGAAGAAGATTAAGGAACTGTTCAGAAAGAAATCAGAACTTCAGAGTGataatg AACGCAGATCTGAGCATGAGGATATGCCAACGGGAAGTTACAAACCTTTCGTTCATGGGGACCTGGTCGTCGAGTATAGGAAGAGCATTCAACATGTTATGAGGAAAGACATGGAGgaggggaaaaattacggtagTTGTCCGGAGATGTTCGATGAATACGTAGAACCAG CTTCACCATTGAATTGTCCAAGTGGTGGAGTCTGGACTCGAATGTGGTTCGTATTCACCTGGCCCCTGAAGCTCATCCTGTTCCTAACGATACCAGATAcaagatggaaaaatttcaaaaattggtATCCACTGACTTTTGTCATGTGCGTTGCCTGGATCGCCGTGTCTTCATACTTGGTCAGCTGGATGATGACCGTTGTGGGAGACACCCTCGGAATTTCCGACTCGATAATGGGAATCACCTTTCTATCTGCTGGAGGAAATATGCCGGAGCTCGTGTCCATCGTCATACTATCGAGACAAG GGAATGGAGACATGGCGATGAGTAATACACTGGGTGCCAATACACTGGACATCCTCATGTGTCTCGGTTTACCATGGGTAATTAAATCAATCATGTCTGGGTCGGACATTGTCATTGAATCAGGAGCTATTACATTTAGTGTTCTGTCGATCATTGTGTGCGTTATTGGATTCTTCAGTGTAACAGCGTACTACAAGTTTCAATTGAACAAACGAGTTGGTATTGCTTGTTTAATAATGTACTTGTTATTCTTAACATTTTCGATTCTACTGGAGTCGAATGTTTTTTGGCAAGTTAATCTACCCATGTGTGAAAACTAA
- the LOC135167502 gene encoding sodium/potassium/calcium exchanger 4-like isoform X2 — protein sequence MTIRSLQLGITVLVVLFVCIGASGNNEDSAHEANCSAHSMEEFPTDLFTAEQRRNGAVLFHAFFGFYCFLLTAYVCNDYLLPALDIICAELKISADVAGATFLATASCFPELFVNVVGTFVTESDLGVGTVVGGAVFNTFATPAFGALSAAQAIQLDSWILSRDCIIYVFSVSVLVIVMWDGKIKWYESLVLITLFTGYFALLFLNNKVMYCTKKIKELFRKKSELQSDNERRSEHEDMPTGSYKPFVHGDLVVEYRKSIQHVMRKDMEEGKNYGSCPEMFDEYVEPASPLNCPSGGVWTRMWFVFTWPLKLILFLTIPDTRWKNFKNWYPLTFVMCVAWIAVSSYLVSWMMTVVGDTLGISDSIMGITFLSAGGNMPELVSIVILSRQGNGDMAMSNTLGANTLDILMCLGLPWVIKSIMSGSDIVIESGAITFSVLSIIVCVIGFFSVTAYYKFQLNKRVGIACLIMYLLFLTFSILLESNVFWQVNLPMCEN from the exons ATGACTATTAGATCGCTTCAACTTGGTATCACAGTTCTTGTTGTTTTATTTGTGTGCATTGGAGCTAGTGGAAACAATGAAG ATAGTGCGCACGAGGCAAATTGTTCAGCACACTCTATGGAAGAATTTCCTACCGACCTATTTACTGCTGAACAAAGGAGAAATGGGGCTGTACTGTTTCACGCATTTTTCGGATTTTACTGTTTTTTACTGACTGCATATGTCTGCAATGACTATCTTCTACCGGCGCTGGATATCATCTGTGCGGAGCTGAAGATCAGTGCTGATGTAGCTGGTGCTACCTTTCTGGCAACTGCCAGTTGTTTTCCGGAATTATTCGTCAATGTCGTGGGGACTTTTGTTACGGAATCGGATCTTGGAGTTGGGACCGTTGTCGGTGGGGCTGTATTCAATACCTTTGCAACACCGGCTTTCGGGGCCCTGTCCGCTGCTCAG GCCATTCAACTCGACTCGTGGATTCTCTCGCGAGATTgcattatttatgttttttcgGTGAGTGTTCTGGTGATTGTCATGTGGGATGGCAAAATCAAGTGGTACGAGTCACTGGTCCTCATCACTTTGTTCACCGGATATTTTGCACTCTTGTTTCTTAATAATAAAGTTATGTACTGTACGAAGAAGATTAAGGAACTGTTCAGAAAGAAATCAGAACTTCAGAGTGataatg AACGCAGATCTGAGCATGAGGATATGCCAACGGGAAGTTACAAACCTTTCGTTCATGGGGACCTGGTCGTCGAGTATAGGAAGAGCATTCAACATGTTATGAGGAAAGACATGGAGgaggggaaaaattacggtagTTGTCCGGAGATGTTCGATGAATACGTAGAACCAG CTTCACCATTGAATTGTCCAAGTGGTGGAGTCTGGACTCGAATGTGGTTCGTATTCACCTGGCCCCTGAAGCTCATCCTGTTCCTAACGATACCAGATAcaagatggaaaaatttcaaaaattggtATCCACTGACTTTTGTCATGTGCGTTGCCTGGATCGCCGTGTCTTCATACTTGGTCAGCTGGATGATGACCGTTGTGGGAGACACCCTCGGAATTTCCGACTCGATAATGGGAATCACCTTTCTATCTGCTGGAGGAAATATGCCGGAGCTCGTGTCCATCGTCATACTATCGAGACAAG GGAATGGAGACATGGCGATGAGTAATACACTGGGTGCCAATACACTGGACATCCTCATGTGTCTCGGTTTACCATGGGTAATTAAATCAATCATGTCTGGGTCGGACATTGTCATTGAATCAGGAGCTATTACATTTAGTGTTCTGTCGATCATTGTGTGCGTTATTGGATTCTTCAGTGTAACAGCGTACTACAAGTTTCAATTGAACAAACGAGTTGGTATTGCTTGTTTAATAATGTACTTGTTATTCTTAACATTTTCGATTCTACTGGAGTCGAATGTTTTTTGGCAAGTTAATCTACCCATGTGTGAAAACTAA